From Cecembia calidifontis, one genomic window encodes:
- a CDS encoding IS4 family transposase: MSNITLFSQIIKKIERSIFKKLVEEKQTDKGCKGFDSWTHLVSMLFCHFAKSTSVRDISNGLRSATGNLNHLGIAKAPSKSSISYQNKRRDSDLFKELYYGLLKHLGQQASLSRVKLRIKAPVYLLDSTVVSLCLSMFDWATFRTKKGAVKMHTLLDYDGKLPVYVNITEGSMADNKGTYDIPLEKGSVIVADRYYNDFPMLNIWDSKGGFFVIRHKDNLKFSTINERRLPENTAQEVLIDEEIELVNPQSKVKYPGKLRRVAVWDEKNRQTVELITNNFKWSAKTIGDLYRCRWEIEIFFRDIKQLLHIKTFIGTSKNAVMIQIWTALITILLLKVMKATAKFGWHLSNLVAFIRLNIFVKIELQKWLDKPFEYHEKPPQKSQQGVLFPDYR; the protein is encoded by the coding sequence ATGAGTAATATTACATTGTTTTCTCAGATTATTAAAAAAATCGAGCGTTCAATTTTCAAGAAACTGGTTGAAGAGAAGCAAACGGACAAGGGCTGCAAAGGCTTTGACAGCTGGACGCATTTGGTTTCTATGCTTTTTTGCCATTTTGCCAAAAGTACTTCTGTAAGGGATATTTCAAACGGCCTGCGTTCGGCCACGGGGAACCTCAACCATCTGGGGATTGCCAAGGCACCATCCAAGTCCAGTATCAGTTATCAGAACAAGCGCAGGGACTCTGACCTGTTCAAGGAGCTGTATTACGGGCTTCTGAAGCATTTAGGACAGCAGGCGTCCCTGAGCAGGGTAAAACTACGGATCAAGGCTCCCGTCTATCTGCTCGACTCCACGGTGGTAAGTCTTTGCCTTTCGATGTTTGACTGGGCAACCTTCAGGACCAAAAAGGGTGCTGTAAAGATGCATACGCTTCTGGACTATGACGGAAAACTCCCTGTTTATGTGAATATTACAGAAGGAAGTATGGCAGACAATAAAGGCACTTATGATATTCCTTTGGAGAAAGGATCCGTTATAGTGGCGGACCGCTATTACAATGACTTTCCGATGCTCAACATTTGGGACAGCAAGGGGGGCTTTTTCGTCATAAGGCACAAGGATAACCTTAAGTTCAGCACAATCAATGAACGTCGACTCCCTGAAAATACTGCACAGGAAGTACTGATAGACGAAGAAATTGAACTGGTAAACCCGCAGTCAAAAGTGAAGTACCCCGGAAAACTCAGAAGAGTGGCTGTATGGGACGAAAAAAACCGACAGACCGTCGAACTGATTACCAATAACTTCAAATGGTCAGCAAAGACAATCGGTGATCTTTACCGGTGCCGATGGGAGATTGAGATCTTCTTCAGGGACATCAAGCAGTTACTCCATATCAAAACCTTTATCGGAACATCGAAAAATGCCGTGATGATCCAGATATGGACCGCGCTGATCACCATTCTGCTCCTAAAAGTGATGAAGGCAACCGCTAAATTCGGATGGCATCTGTCCAATCTGGTTGCATTTATCAGACTGAACATATTCGTTAAAATAGAGCTGCAAAAGTGGCTGGATAAACCCTTTGAATACCATGAAAAACCTCCTCAAAAAAGCCAACAGGGGGTTCTATTTCCAGATTACAGATAA